In Bactrocera neohumeralis isolate Rockhampton chromosome 5, APGP_CSIRO_Bneo_wtdbg2-racon-allhic-juicebox.fasta_v2, whole genome shotgun sequence, the genomic window AACTTCGATTCCTATGCAGTAGTCGAACATTGGGTGGCTGATTggtttgcttcaaaagacgaTCATTTGTATTGACATGGTATCCAAAAACTTCATGAAAAGTggtcaaaatgtgtaaaaagcaaTGGCcagtactttaaaattttttttttttactttcccatTCAAATTTAGTATTTCATCATTTTTTATGATCATCTTAACGAGCTGTCCTTCAGTTTTGCAGTTATCGATCCGAATTTTTGCCATCCGAACTGATCAATCAAGTACTTGaaggaaaaactttttattcaaCGAAATGTCTAAACGAAATTTAGTGTGGAttattattgtccaaggcaaggCTACAATATTTGAGGAGATTTTTCAGATCAGACGGCTAACTGCTCCGGTccaactgaagttaacgttttttcttaattaGATTACATCAAAGCAAATTTGTAGATTTGTGGAGAAAATGTTATGTTTTGGACTGACAAAATgagtaatacatttttaataaaagaaaagttgCAGTAATAAAAAACGAgttaatattacatattttgaaGTTGCAATTTCAAAAAGAAACGATACTTTTCGAGTGCAATCGCCTTTCGGATCGTCAAAATTCAGCTTCCACAGCAACTTGTTTAAAGTTTACGTGCCGAGCTGACTGAATCGAATGCTTTGATACTATGTGTTGAGACAAGGAaatcttttattataataattgagTCACGTTTTTAGGGATCTCAGTGTActttaaataaagaagaaaacgattttttttaaatccaaagTTGTATATTGTCAAGTCAAATTGTGCtcttttttatattgaatatcaAAGAATCTATAGAAATTTAGAGTTTGCCAGAAATTTCGAATCACCAGCAAgttataagtaaatattatatatcaaaAAGGGTTTCAAAGTTCCTTTCGTTTCCTTTGAAGTACGACAACTAATTCTTCCTTTCCTACCCATGACGAGCCTAAATCAATCTGAACACTTGCAAAAATTCCATGTAAAATAATAGAGgaaaaccaatttaaaaaaagaaaatgaataaataaaataaacgtcaaaaaccacaaatgaaaaattgaagTAAACACACcaactacaataacaaacaCAAAGCCATGTTTAGTGGGGAAAATAgaccaaaaaatagtaaacaacATTGGTGTGGTTAGAGTTAGTGCCAACATGGCACCTGCCACAGcaaacaactgcaacaacaatcgaataatattatattagcaaacgtaacaaatgcaaataccggcacacaaacaaacacatactcatacacacatacaagcacataGTGCTCATGCCAAGGCACAATAGTGAGTGGGAGAAAAACTAGTAGTCAATAGATTTCCGAGCATTTTACCGCTATATGACACAACAATGACGACAACGTAaggacacacgcacacactcctCACCCCTGACTGAGACAAATAGTGCGCTCGTGTTTACCTTTTGCTTCTATTTGGATTTGTTTGTGTGGTAAGTGCGATTTGAGTGGAAATGAATGTATTTACCCTGTTTACTTATGCAAGACACGTTTATTGAAACAGTTAAGAAGTTGATTTGATTTTAAGATTTGCTTTAGATTATACAGAAATGAGTGCCTCGACAGGtaagtgtatgtatatgcaaacttcttatgtataaatatattatattagccGGTACAATGGTTTTCGGCTGTGGTATTTACGGTGAGTTCTCGTCCTTGAAGTTCTTTATATCCCTCTTTTGATATCAAGTGTTGTAGTTTTTATTCATCGCTTGATGTTACAGAtgagatttatgccacacatttttgacatacatatgtacattcaatatTCAATATAGGATTTAATCAAAAATAGTAAATACATAAAACTTTAATAAGTTAAAGCCCTGTTCGTTTTTTAGTTCTAAACACATCAATATTTCCTatagaatttttagaaaaatagtaTTTGGAAAAACTTTCATAAGTGTAAGCTCGGAAAACTTTTAATCCGTATTTTGATATACGTTTTGGTTTTTAGGTTTAACACGAACAATAGTCCCTATGGAGTTAAACGAAAAATAGCATAGGAAGAACTTTTAAAAGTGAAAGCTCTGAAGGTTGTTTATGATACGGTTTTTAAGTCTAAAAGCagcaatatataataatgaatTTCACGAAAACTAGTATTTGGAAGAACTTTCATTAGTGGAAGCTCCGAAAGTTTTGAAAGGTTTTATTCTCTATCGTTGTTCTAAGTATTATGATATAAGTTTCGGTTTTTAggtttaaaaacaacaatattttccatttaatttataaaaaatagtagttGGAAGGACTTTCATAAGTGAAAGCTCTGAAAGCTGTTACTCCGTCTTGCTGTCCTTTGTATTTTGATATACATTTCGGAATTTTGGCTTAAAACCAACAATATCTCTTATTGAACTGACCGAAAAATAGTATtggaagaatttttaaaaatgaaagctCCGAAAGACGTTTATTTTTCGCGTTTTAGGTCTAAAAGCAACaatagaaaatattgaatttgacGAAAACTAAGATTTGTAAGTGAAAGCTCTGAagattttgaaagcttttattcTCTCTCGTTGTCCTAAGTATTGTGATATACGTTTCGGTTTTTAGGTCTAAACACAACAATATTTGCTATTGAATTTAACGAAAAATAGTATTTGGAAGAACTTTCATAAATGAAAgctctaaaattttgaaagattttattttcTCTAGTTATTCTAAGTATTTCAATATACGTTTCGGTTTTAATGTCTAAAAAttaccgttaggtgaacaaaactattgctATTTCTAAATAACCGATGAACAAATTCAGTTACCCATCGTAGCGTAGATTTATTCGGGTGAGTCTACGCCATGTATatactttaactttttcgactTTCAGAATGTGGGGATTCTTACCGAGTTGTCAAAATAGCAAAGGAAAGAAATTAGTCTTAAATCTTGTTGAATTCGTAACAAATCTCTACCCAACCATAGaagcaatcttatattagttTCCTTGCTTATATTAGCTTTTCGGAGTACTAAACATTATTACAACTTTCTGAAACTTCTTTAACTTCAACCATACTTAAGcgttagaaaaacaaaatacttaaaaaaactaCTGTGAATAAATGCTGCTCgtatttttaagagcttgataactttttaaaaaaaaaacgcttggttcatgacatttactttttgaagataatttcatttaaatgttgatttCGTCTATTGTATAACAAATGTTGTCTTTTTACTCGTAcacgttaaatcgcatgatcttggtggccaactacgggtccatttcttgagatgaattgttctccgaagttttcctcaaaatggccatagaatcgcgagctgtgaaGCGAGCGCAACTTTGCCAAAAGCTTTTCATTGACACAAACCAACCAGACATAACGGAATGAAGAGCTTTTAACGGTCTACAAAGCTTTTTATATACAACTGAATTCATTCAGCACAACATGACAGCCAAACGAATTTTCGAAGTTGCCTTGGAGATAAACAAACGGCAATTCATTTCAGTTCGAcccaaaattttcaatcaaaaatcaattcaatGAAAACGTTTATAGCACACAGAAAGCACACTTTTTTTGctgagaatatatttttttaattgtcattttttttaaatactttccaAAGGCATTCGACAAAACGCTAAAAGATGCTGTTAAACAAGGAATACTGGAAGGAAGTGATACAGGAAATCGAAGATGCAGCGCATCAAAAAACGCTCAAAGACCTCATCAAAAATTATGACCTCTCAGTCACTTTGCCAGAGGATTTGCAGCAGCGCGTTAAGAAGATAATGCCTTACGAGTTTGACGAATATGACCGCCTGGTGTATATTGCCGAATCTGCCGTGGAGACGCCGAAATCGTTCGACATAGAAGAATCCACAGAGGATGAATTTGAGCgcagaaaagtgaaaaagaaggtacaataaaattattaatacgtGCTCTTAAATACAATAATGAGTGTGTTTGTTAACCGAAAGGCTGTTTTCAATGAGAGTACATGCTCTGAAATCGAACGTATGGAGAATGAGTTTGTCAAATTTGAAGTGAAGCTCGACACTGGTGTGGAACGTAAGGCGAAAGCTAAGAAGCAGATTAACTGGACTTCGGGTTACATATGCAAGCCGCGACGGGAGCGTGTTAAATGGGACTCGAAGATTTATCATCTAGAAAGAAGTTTGGCAGAGAAAACGCTGGACGAGCAGGCGGAATGTTTAATGGATGCGGTGAGTAGTGCGCTTAATATGCTTTAAGGCTTTATCTTTTACACGTTTATACGCGAATTTCTATAGTCAGCAGAGCGTTTCACCGAGTGGTTGAACTCTGTAAGCAACAATCGTGAAACGGACATATCAAAAGCTCAACTGAAATCGTTATTCTCGATAGAGGGTGACCGCCGTCTCTTAGCATCGATACAAACCGAGCCAAAAGAGGTGAAGGCCATTGCTAAAGCGGTGGCGGATAAGTGGAATTTGCCTGAGGTGAGTgtcattgcttccttgtctgcGCATGCgcattattttataaacattgCGGCTTCTTCACTTTAACAATAGATGGCCATCGAACTGAAATATGAGAATTATATTAAAGATTTGCTGAAGAATGTACCGAAGAAAGTGATAAAAGTCGCTTTTGGACGCACAGTACCATATGAGGAACGTCCATGGGTACCCATGGAACGTGATCGTTTGATAACCACGGTATTTCCCGACGAACTACTCTCCGGTGCAAAATTATTCAAGGGCATTGGTCATCTGCGTTCAGTGAAGACACTCAAAGAGTTTTACCAGCAACGTCCACACTTGAAGCGACCAAAGTATTTAGAGAAAACAGGTCTTTTCAGAAAGACAAAGAAATTGGCCACAAAACAAGAAATTCCATTGTACGAGTTGCTCAAGTTGGAGTACTAAGCTTATGGACAGAACGAGTTTTTATACTAATTTTGTATCAAATATAACCTAAAAATTTCTACACGTCTCAACAATGATGGCTAAATAATGACAgaaaatttgagatttttagttttgtttcaaCGAAGCAGATCTTCAGGCACATGCTTTGCATAAAgctaaataaaaagtttttcttaaaagAGTTGTATTTTATTGTAGCATTGgttaaagaattttaaagttgAATTCTTAGACAGCTACAGGTCTGTACACATTGGGAAGCCTTGGAAACTCGTTGAATTTCGTGGTAATATTTTGCCTCATACCTACATGAAATGTGCACGAGTCAGTGAACAAGTGTCTGTTCTCATCAATAATTAAAAGAATCTATTTTGATATCTGGCCATAACGAAATCCAATGAAGTGACAGGAACCGAATAGGACAGAAGATTTATGATGATGCTCTcatcaattattaatacaaattattatgaaCCAAAACAACGaagagttgatgattcggaatagtgtttggagatgtttaagcgtaataaacccgagtgtttgcgtcgatatgtgagaATGCACGATACATGGCTCACGAAGTCCAATCAACTaccatccgagtggactgcagaCACCAAAGCGTGGAAAAGCGCAACAGTTGGCTGGGAAGATTGTAGCGTCGGTCTT contains:
- the LOC126759542 gene encoding uncharacterized protein LOC126759542, giving the protein MLLNKEYWKEVIQEIEDAAHQKTLKDLIKNYDLSVTLPEDLQQRVKKIMPYEFDEYDRLVYIAESAVETPKSFDIEESTEDEFERRKVKKKAVFNESTCSEIERMENEFVKFEVKLDTGVERKAKAKKQINWTSGYICKPRRERVKWDSKIYHLERSLAEKTLDEQAECLMDASAERFTEWLNSVSNNRETDISKAQLKSLFSIEGDRRLLASIQTEPKEVKAIAKAVADKWNLPEMAIELKYENYIKDLLKNVPKKVIKVAFGRTVPYEERPWVPMERDRLITTVFPDELLSGAKLFKGIGHLRSVKTLKEFYQQRPHLKRPKYLEKTGLFRKTKKLATKQEIPLYELLKLEY